One Lutra lutra chromosome 7, mLutLut1.2, whole genome shotgun sequence DNA window includes the following coding sequences:
- the ZFYVE19 gene encoding abscission/NoCut checkpoint regulator isoform X3, whose protein sequence is MESRCYGCAVKFTLFKKEYGCKNCGRAFCSGCLSFSAVVPRTGNTQQKVCKQCHEVLTRRVAALEAKQKPSTPQSQGLIHQDQVIAERLARLRQQNKPKSVASQAEIEARLAALRDEPRGSILSTQEMEARLAALQGRVPPSQIPQLAHQTPDTRTQAQQAQDLLTEMAAQVAIDESCQQGGPAASVQNDLNQRGPGGQSTNSKGETTWSLEEAKSRLLAEAAVELREENTRQERILALAKRLAVLRGEDPDKVTLQDYHLPDSDDEEDEETAIRRVLQQLTEEAALDEASGFNIPVEPTLRAPAQSCRADPEAQAMAARPEAEDEELPWCCICNEDATLRCAGCDGDLYCARCFREGHNAFEIKEHQTSPYCPPCTGREH, encoded by the exons ATGGAGAGTAGGTGCTACGGATGCGCTGTCAAGTTTACCCTCTTCAAGAAGGAG TATGGCTGTAAGAACTGTGGCCGGGCCTTCTGTTCTGGCTGCCTGAGCTTCAGTGCAGTGGTGCCTCGGACAGGGAATACCCAACAGAAAGTCTGCAAGCAGTGCCACGAGGTCCTGACCAG GCGTGTGGCTGCCTTGGAAGCCAAGCAGAAGCCCAGCACTCCCCAGAGCCAGGGACTGATCCATCAAGACCAAGTTATTGCTGAGCGCCTAGCACGGCTCCGCCAACAGAACAAGCCCA AGTCAGTGGCCTCACAGGCGGAGATAGAAGCCAGGCTAGCTGCGCTGAGGGATGAACCCCGGGGTTCCATCCTTTCCACCCAAGAAATGGAGGCACGGCTTGCTGCACTGCAGGGCAGAGTTCCACCTTCTCAGATCCCCCAGCTT GCACATCAGACACCAGACACCAGAACCCAAGCCCAGCAGGCACAGGATCTGCTGACAGAGATGGCAGCACAAGTGGCTATTGATGAGAGCTGTCAACAAGGAGGCCCAG ctgcctctgTCCAGAATGACCTCAACCAACGTGGCCCAGGGGGCCAGAGCACTAATTCCAAGGGGGAGACCACCTGGTCCCTGGAAGAGGCGAAGAGCAGGCTGCTGGCTGAGGCAGCAGTCGAGCTGCGGGAAGAGAACACAAGGCAGGAGAGGATCCTGGCCCTCGCCAAGCGCCTGGCTGTGCTGCGGGGCGAGGACCCTGATAAAG TGACCCTCCAGGACTATCACCTCCCAGACAGTGACgatgaggaggatgaggagaCGGCCATCCGGAGAGTATTGCAGCAG CTCACCGAAGAAGCTGCCCTGGATGAGGCAAGTGGCTTTAACATCCCTGTGGAGCCCACTCTCCGAGCCCCCGCCCAGTCCTGCAGGGCAGATCCTGAG GCCCAGGCCATGGCTGCCCGGCCCGAAGCTGAGGATGAGGAGCTCCCCTGGTGCTGCATCTGCAATGAGGACGCCACCTTGCGCTGCGCTGGCTGTGATGGGGACCTCTACTGCGCCCGCTGCTTCCG ggaaggCCACAATGCCTTTGAAATTAAAGAGCACCAGACATCTCCCTACTGCCCACCTTGCACAGGCCGAGAGCACTGA
- the ZFYVE19 gene encoding abscission/NoCut checkpoint regulator isoform X4, whose amino-acid sequence MESRCYGCAVKFTLFKKEYGCKNCGRAFCSGCLSFSAVVPRTGNTQQKVCKQCHEVLTRGSSSANASKWSPPQNYKKRVAALEAKQKPSTPQSQGLIHQDQVIAERLARLRQQNKPKSVASQAEIEARLAALRDEPRGSILSTQEMEARLAALQGRVPPSQIPQLAHQTPDTRTQAQQAQDLLTEMAAQVAIDESCQQGGPAASVQNDLNQRGPGGQSTNSKGETTWSLEEAKSRLLAEAAVELREENTRQERILALAKRLAVLRGEDPDKVTLQDYHLPDSDDEEDEETAIRRVLQQLTEEAALDEASGFNIPVEPTLRAPAQSCRADPEAQAMAARPEAEDEELPWCCICNEDATLRCAGCDGDLYCARCFR is encoded by the exons ATGGAGAGTAGGTGCTACGGATGCGCTGTCAAGTTTACCCTCTTCAAGAAGGAG TATGGCTGTAAGAACTGTGGCCGGGCCTTCTGTTCTGGCTGCCTGAGCTTCAGTGCAGTGGTGCCTCGGACAGGGAATACCCAACAGAAAGTCTGCAAGCAGTGCCACGAGGTCCTGACCAG AGGGTCATCTTCTGCCAATGCTTCCAAGTGGTCACCACCTCAGAACTATAAGAA GCGTGTGGCTGCCTTGGAAGCCAAGCAGAAGCCCAGCACTCCCCAGAGCCAGGGACTGATCCATCAAGACCAAGTTATTGCTGAGCGCCTAGCACGGCTCCGCCAACAGAACAAGCCCA AGTCAGTGGCCTCACAGGCGGAGATAGAAGCCAGGCTAGCTGCGCTGAGGGATGAACCCCGGGGTTCCATCCTTTCCACCCAAGAAATGGAGGCACGGCTTGCTGCACTGCAGGGCAGAGTTCCACCTTCTCAGATCCCCCAGCTT GCACATCAGACACCAGACACCAGAACCCAAGCCCAGCAGGCACAGGATCTGCTGACAGAGATGGCAGCACAAGTGGCTATTGATGAGAGCTGTCAACAAGGAGGCCCAG ctgcctctgTCCAGAATGACCTCAACCAACGTGGCCCAGGGGGCCAGAGCACTAATTCCAAGGGGGAGACCACCTGGTCCCTGGAAGAGGCGAAGAGCAGGCTGCTGGCTGAGGCAGCAGTCGAGCTGCGGGAAGAGAACACAAGGCAGGAGAGGATCCTGGCCCTCGCCAAGCGCCTGGCTGTGCTGCGGGGCGAGGACCCTGATAAAG TGACCCTCCAGGACTATCACCTCCCAGACAGTGACgatgaggaggatgaggagaCGGCCATCCGGAGAGTATTGCAGCAG CTCACCGAAGAAGCTGCCCTGGATGAGGCAAGTGGCTTTAACATCCCTGTGGAGCCCACTCTCCGAGCCCCCGCCCAGTCCTGCAGGGCAGATCCTGAG GCCCAGGCCATGGCTGCCCGGCCCGAAGCTGAGGATGAGGAGCTCCCCTGGTGCTGCATCTGCAATGAGGACGCCACCTTGCGCTGCGCTGGCTGTGATGGGGACCTCTACTGCGCCCGCTGCTTCCGGTGA
- the ZFYVE19 gene encoding abscission/NoCut checkpoint regulator isoform X2: MESRCYGCAVKFTLFKKEYGCKNCGRAFCSGCLSFSAVVPRTGNTQQKVCKQCHEVLTRGSSSANASKWSPPQNYKKRVAALEAKQKPSTPQSQGLIHQDQVIAERLARLRQQNKPKSVASQAEIEARLAALRDEPRGSILSTQEMEARLAALQGRVPPSQIPQLAHQTPDTRTQAQQAQDLLTEMAAQVAIDESCQQGGPAASVQNDLNQRGPGGQSTNSKGETTWSLEEAKSRLLAEAAVELREENTRQERILALAKRLAVLRGEDPDKVTLQDYHLPDSDDEEDEETAIRRVLQQLTEEAALDEASGFNIPVEPTLRAPAQSCRADPEAMAARPEAEDEELPWCCICNEDATLRCAGCDGDLYCARCFREGHNAFEIKEHQTSPYCPPCTGREH; this comes from the exons ATGGAGAGTAGGTGCTACGGATGCGCTGTCAAGTTTACCCTCTTCAAGAAGGAG TATGGCTGTAAGAACTGTGGCCGGGCCTTCTGTTCTGGCTGCCTGAGCTTCAGTGCAGTGGTGCCTCGGACAGGGAATACCCAACAGAAAGTCTGCAAGCAGTGCCACGAGGTCCTGACCAG AGGGTCATCTTCTGCCAATGCTTCCAAGTGGTCACCACCTCAGAACTATAAGAA GCGTGTGGCTGCCTTGGAAGCCAAGCAGAAGCCCAGCACTCCCCAGAGCCAGGGACTGATCCATCAAGACCAAGTTATTGCTGAGCGCCTAGCACGGCTCCGCCAACAGAACAAGCCCA AGTCAGTGGCCTCACAGGCGGAGATAGAAGCCAGGCTAGCTGCGCTGAGGGATGAACCCCGGGGTTCCATCCTTTCCACCCAAGAAATGGAGGCACGGCTTGCTGCACTGCAGGGCAGAGTTCCACCTTCTCAGATCCCCCAGCTT GCACATCAGACACCAGACACCAGAACCCAAGCCCAGCAGGCACAGGATCTGCTGACAGAGATGGCAGCACAAGTGGCTATTGATGAGAGCTGTCAACAAGGAGGCCCAG ctgcctctgTCCAGAATGACCTCAACCAACGTGGCCCAGGGGGCCAGAGCACTAATTCCAAGGGGGAGACCACCTGGTCCCTGGAAGAGGCGAAGAGCAGGCTGCTGGCTGAGGCAGCAGTCGAGCTGCGGGAAGAGAACACAAGGCAGGAGAGGATCCTGGCCCTCGCCAAGCGCCTGGCTGTGCTGCGGGGCGAGGACCCTGATAAAG TGACCCTCCAGGACTATCACCTCCCAGACAGTGACgatgaggaggatgaggagaCGGCCATCCGGAGAGTATTGCAGCAG CTCACCGAAGAAGCTGCCCTGGATGAGGCAAGTGGCTTTAACATCCCTGTGGAGCCCACTCTCCGAGCCCCCGCCCAGTCCTGCAGGGCAGATCCTGAG GCCATGGCTGCCCGGCCCGAAGCTGAGGATGAGGAGCTCCCCTGGTGCTGCATCTGCAATGAGGACGCCACCTTGCGCTGCGCTGGCTGTGATGGGGACCTCTACTGCGCCCGCTGCTTCCG ggaaggCCACAATGCCTTTGAAATTAAAGAGCACCAGACATCTCCCTACTGCCCACCTTGCACAGGCCGAGAGCACTGA
- the ZFYVE19 gene encoding abscission/NoCut checkpoint regulator isoform X1, with protein MESRCYGCAVKFTLFKKEYGCKNCGRAFCSGCLSFSAVVPRTGNTQQKVCKQCHEVLTRGSSSANASKWSPPQNYKKRVAALEAKQKPSTPQSQGLIHQDQVIAERLARLRQQNKPKSVASQAEIEARLAALRDEPRGSILSTQEMEARLAALQGRVPPSQIPQLAHQTPDTRTQAQQAQDLLTEMAAQVAIDESCQQGGPAASVQNDLNQRGPGGQSTNSKGETTWSLEEAKSRLLAEAAVELREENTRQERILALAKRLAVLRGEDPDKVTLQDYHLPDSDDEEDEETAIRRVLQQLTEEAALDEASGFNIPVEPTLRAPAQSCRADPEAQAMAARPEAEDEELPWCCICNEDATLRCAGCDGDLYCARCFREGHNAFEIKEHQTSPYCPPCTGREH; from the exons ATGGAGAGTAGGTGCTACGGATGCGCTGTCAAGTTTACCCTCTTCAAGAAGGAG TATGGCTGTAAGAACTGTGGCCGGGCCTTCTGTTCTGGCTGCCTGAGCTTCAGTGCAGTGGTGCCTCGGACAGGGAATACCCAACAGAAAGTCTGCAAGCAGTGCCACGAGGTCCTGACCAG AGGGTCATCTTCTGCCAATGCTTCCAAGTGGTCACCACCTCAGAACTATAAGAA GCGTGTGGCTGCCTTGGAAGCCAAGCAGAAGCCCAGCACTCCCCAGAGCCAGGGACTGATCCATCAAGACCAAGTTATTGCTGAGCGCCTAGCACGGCTCCGCCAACAGAACAAGCCCA AGTCAGTGGCCTCACAGGCGGAGATAGAAGCCAGGCTAGCTGCGCTGAGGGATGAACCCCGGGGTTCCATCCTTTCCACCCAAGAAATGGAGGCACGGCTTGCTGCACTGCAGGGCAGAGTTCCACCTTCTCAGATCCCCCAGCTT GCACATCAGACACCAGACACCAGAACCCAAGCCCAGCAGGCACAGGATCTGCTGACAGAGATGGCAGCACAAGTGGCTATTGATGAGAGCTGTCAACAAGGAGGCCCAG ctgcctctgTCCAGAATGACCTCAACCAACGTGGCCCAGGGGGCCAGAGCACTAATTCCAAGGGGGAGACCACCTGGTCCCTGGAAGAGGCGAAGAGCAGGCTGCTGGCTGAGGCAGCAGTCGAGCTGCGGGAAGAGAACACAAGGCAGGAGAGGATCCTGGCCCTCGCCAAGCGCCTGGCTGTGCTGCGGGGCGAGGACCCTGATAAAG TGACCCTCCAGGACTATCACCTCCCAGACAGTGACgatgaggaggatgaggagaCGGCCATCCGGAGAGTATTGCAGCAG CTCACCGAAGAAGCTGCCCTGGATGAGGCAAGTGGCTTTAACATCCCTGTGGAGCCCACTCTCCGAGCCCCCGCCCAGTCCTGCAGGGCAGATCCTGAG GCCCAGGCCATGGCTGCCCGGCCCGAAGCTGAGGATGAGGAGCTCCCCTGGTGCTGCATCTGCAATGAGGACGCCACCTTGCGCTGCGCTGGCTGTGATGGGGACCTCTACTGCGCCCGCTGCTTCCG ggaaggCCACAATGCCTTTGAAATTAAAGAGCACCAGACATCTCCCTACTGCCCACCTTGCACAGGCCGAGAGCACTGA
- the PPP1R14D gene encoding protein phosphatase 1 regulatory subunit 14D yields MVLAHASPSMLSSSPASCTSSNPDGENSSKKVHWTSGRRRTSSTDSESKSYADPSKVSRSRRPSRLTVKYDLGQLQRWLEMEQWVDVKVQELFQDQPTPEPEIDLEALLELSTEEQKIHLEAILRNCPRPTEPFISELLSELKKLRRLSRPQK; encoded by the exons GTCCTGGCTCACGCCAGTCCTTCCATGCTGTCCTCAAGCCCTGCTTCCTGCACATCTTCCAACCCCGATGGGGAGAACTCGAGTAAGAAGGTCCACTGGACttctgggaggaggaggacgTCATCCACAGACTCAGAGTCAAAGTCCTACGCCGACCCCTCCAAAGTGTCCAGGTCCCGGAGACCCAGCCGGCTGACGGTGAAGTATGACCTGGGGCAGCTCCAGCGCTGGCTGGAGATGGAGCAGTGGGTGGACGTGAAAGTTCAGGAGCTCTTCCAG GATCAACCCACTCCTGAGCCTGAGATTGACCTGGAGGCTCTCTTGGAACTATCCACAGAGGAACAGAAGATTCACTTGGAG GCTATTCTCCGAAACTGCCCCCGCCCCACAGAG CCTTTTATCTCTGAGCTGCTCAGTGAACTCAAGAAACTCCGGAGACTCAGTCGGCCTCAGAAATAA